From one Allorhodopirellula heiligendammensis genomic stretch:
- a CDS encoding ketoacyl-ACP synthase III, which translates to MPYAQIGPIAVHLPPRVEDNECLKKQFPNWDLDLIAEKTGIHQRHIADPGVTAADLAVAAAKDLFERESIDPASIDFLLLCTQTPDYPLPTTACLLQDRLGLPTRCGAVDFNLGCSGFVYGLAMADGLIQSGAASRVLLLTAETYSKYIDPDDRSLRTIFGDAAAATLVTAGERPSLWGFQFGSDGSGADMLIVGDGGARSSEDAIPPRHRKRWKSRLYMDGPSLIGFTVEAIPRLVDEILQANSLSDADVHRYLMHQATWKMLDQLRVRMNVAAERLPIDLADIGNTVSCTLPILIDRLRRRGDLSGADTNMLVGFGVGLSWAGCLWRDDWTGN; encoded by the coding sequence GTGCCATACGCTCAAATCGGTCCCATTGCCGTGCATCTGCCGCCTCGGGTCGAAGACAACGAATGTCTGAAGAAACAGTTCCCGAACTGGGATCTCGATCTGATTGCGGAAAAGACTGGAATTCATCAGCGGCACATTGCCGATCCTGGTGTCACCGCAGCTGATTTGGCGGTGGCTGCGGCGAAGGACCTCTTTGAGCGAGAGTCGATTGACCCGGCGAGTATCGACTTTCTCCTGCTCTGCACCCAGACTCCGGATTATCCGCTGCCGACGACGGCGTGTTTGTTGCAGGACCGGTTGGGGCTGCCGACCCGCTGCGGTGCCGTTGATTTCAATTTGGGCTGTAGCGGATTTGTGTATGGCTTGGCGATGGCCGACGGTCTTATCCAGAGCGGCGCGGCGAGCCGGGTACTGTTGTTAACCGCCGAGACGTACAGCAAATACATCGATCCGGACGATCGCAGTCTCCGTACCATTTTTGGTGACGCTGCCGCCGCGACCCTGGTGACTGCGGGCGAACGTCCGAGTTTGTGGGGGTTTCAGTTTGGGAGCGATGGCAGTGGTGCAGACATGTTGATCGTTGGCGATGGTGGGGCGAGATCGTCGGAGGACGCCATCCCGCCACGGCATCGAAAACGCTGGAAGAGCCGCCTGTACATGGACGGGCCCAGTCTCATTGGGTTCACTGTCGAAGCCATTCCGCGACTGGTCGATGAGATCTTGCAGGCTAACTCGCTGAGTGACGCCGATGTGCACCGCTATTTAATGCACCAAGCGACATGGAAGATGCTTGATCAACTTCGCGTGCGGATGAATGTGGCTGCGGAGAGGTTGCCGATCGACTTGGCGGATATCGGCAACACAGTATCGTGTACATTGCCGATCCTGATCGATCGGCTACGTCGCCGCGGCGATTTGAGCGGAGCTGATACGAATATGCTCGTCGGTTTCGGTGTTGGGCTGTCGTGGGCTGGCTGCTTGTGGCGTGACGATTGGACCGGTAATTAG